The following proteins come from a genomic window of Gynuella sunshinyii YC6258:
- a CDS encoding fibronectin type III domain-containing protein: MGLRISVTLLLVFFLNTSALAEWLDGNVLIAGTWGDEENQFGILYEDTSDTLPGPYDISGMGNIVMADKVNGRFKIYASNGLLQSIVVPPVNRPSWWTIVPVFVGEKISLILDNFYFYDLTGDLINTTASPKKARKDQDVDNVLYIYQTKPIDQWVTYSQTGDLLNTYAQKPLILGRISDHIFVYDEKKQHTTTVQFDDNSWTLVGKYGDCFQRDDAGHLYCVSDRYVTRYNQCGKTVARLAIPEDDITVIPNNVPGVEDQWIVNSAYMDLKIDAHGNAYATRRTPDNYSLVKWTWQDSDNDRNDGPDAPINLIAKQLDAGTIELEWEGSLQDPGCVSGYKVSRTEISGDKGTEILSLGTGVRKAYDTNIEAGKTYYYRVQALSGVSDSDLSNEAVITTE, encoded by the coding sequence ATGGGACTAAGAATTTCAGTAACACTGCTACTCGTGTTTTTTTTAAATACGAGCGCTTTAGCAGAGTGGTTGGATGGCAATGTTCTTATTGCTGGTACTTGGGGGGATGAAGAAAACCAGTTCGGTATACTATATGAAGATACATCTGATACTTTGCCTGGCCCATATGATATCTCAGGTATGGGGAACATTGTTATGGCAGATAAAGTAAATGGGCGATTTAAGATTTATGCTTCTAATGGTTTATTACAGTCTATAGTTGTTCCGCCTGTAAATCGGCCGTCATGGTGGACCATTGTTCCAGTATTTGTTGGTGAAAAAATTTCCCTTATTTTGGATAATTTTTATTTTTATGACTTAACTGGTGATTTAATAAATACGACCGCTAGTCCCAAAAAGGCTCGTAAAGATCAAGATGTTGATAATGTCCTATATATATATCAAACGAAGCCAATCGATCAGTGGGTAACGTATTCTCAAACAGGCGATCTATTAAATACGTACGCTCAGAAGCCTCTCATACTCGGCCGAATTTCTGATCATATTTTTGTGTATGACGAAAAGAAGCAACATACAACCACCGTTCAATTCGACGATAATTCATGGACCCTCGTGGGGAAATATGGAGATTGTTTTCAACGTGATGATGCTGGCCATTTATACTGTGTCAGTGATCGCTATGTCACTCGTTACAATCAGTGTGGTAAAACAGTGGCTCGGCTTGCAATTCCTGAAGACGATATTACGGTTATCCCCAATAATGTTCCGGGTGTTGAAGATCAGTGGATCGTAAATTCCGCCTACATGGATCTTAAAATCGATGCCCATGGAAACGCCTATGCCACACGCCGAACCCCGGATAATTACTCCCTGGTTAAATGGACCTGGCAGGATTCCGATAACGACAGAAACGATGGTCCCGACGCACCGATTAATCTGATTGCCAAACAACTGGATGCTGGAACGATTGAATTGGAATGGGAAGGATCGTTACAAGATCCTGGGTGTGTCAGTGGTTATAAAGTTTCTCGTACCGAAATCTCAGGTGATAAAGGCACGGAAATTCTATCCTTGGGAACAGGTGTCCGAAAGGCTTATGACACCAACATAGAAGCAGGTAAAACGTATTATTATCGGGTACAGGCTTTATC